A genome region from Gemmatimonadales bacterium includes the following:
- a CDS encoding dipeptide epimerase, whose product MALRLTHEVLELETAHPFGIARGTQSSYRVVWVRLTDDDGVEGWGEADPSSYYGETADTVVAALKRLGPLLPEDPFALEEAEGRLAASLKGNAAARVALSAALHDLVGKRLGVPLWKLWGLDPAKAPASSFTIGIDAPDVIKAKVREASPYGILKIKVGTPDDERILRAVREVTDKPIRVDANCGWTAKQAIARLPLLREMGVELIEQPLPPEDLDGLAQVRRASPLPIIADESCRTAADIPRLAGAVDGINIKLAKCGSLREALRMIAVARAHSMMVMVGCMIETSLGITAAAHFTPLVDVVDLDGAALLKRDPFTGASIAGGRVTLPTGPGLGVTKR is encoded by the coding sequence ATGGCGCTGCGCCTGACGCATGAAGTCCTGGAGCTCGAGACCGCGCACCCGTTCGGGATCGCGCGCGGAACCCAGAGCTCGTACCGGGTGGTCTGGGTGCGGCTCACCGACGATGACGGCGTCGAGGGGTGGGGCGAGGCGGACCCATCGTCGTACTACGGCGAGACGGCGGACACCGTCGTCGCGGCGCTCAAGCGGCTCGGCCCGCTCCTGCCGGAGGACCCGTTCGCGCTGGAGGAGGCGGAGGGGCGGCTCGCCGCCAGCCTCAAGGGGAACGCGGCGGCCCGAGTGGCGCTGTCGGCCGCGCTCCACGACCTGGTGGGGAAGCGCCTGGGCGTGCCGTTGTGGAAGCTGTGGGGTCTCGACCCCGCCAAGGCGCCGGCCTCGTCGTTCACGATCGGCATCGACGCGCCCGATGTCATCAAGGCCAAGGTGCGCGAGGCCTCTCCGTACGGCATCCTGAAGATCAAGGTCGGCACACCCGACGACGAGAGGATCCTGCGCGCGGTGCGCGAGGTGACCGACAAGCCGATACGGGTGGACGCGAACTGCGGCTGGACGGCGAAGCAGGCGATCGCACGGCTCCCGCTGCTTCGGGAGATGGGCGTGGAGCTGATCGAGCAGCCGCTGCCGCCTGAGGACCTGGATGGGCTGGCGCAGGTGCGGCGTGCGTCGCCGCTCCCCATCATCGCCGACGAGTCCTGCCGGACGGCGGCGGACATCCCTCGGCTGGCGGGCGCCGTGGACGGGATCAACATCAAGCTCGCCAAGTGCGGCTCGCTGCGCGAGGCGCTGCGCATGATCGCCGTGGCGCGCGCGCACAGCATGATGGTGATGGTGGGCTGCATGATCGAGACGTCGCTGGGCATCACGGCGGCGGCGCACTTCACGCCGCTGGTCGACGTGGTGGACCTGGACGGCGCGGCGCTTCTGAAGCGGGACCCCTTTACCGGCGCGTCCATCGCGGGCGGCCGGGTCACTCTTCCCACCGGCCCGGGGCTCGGCGTCACGAAGCGATGA
- the corA gene encoding magnesium/cobalt transporter CorA, with protein MTEAVRPRERGIPYSAYMSPSGGFERCLKPQRLIEAAKEGGQLWVDIDSGDPHQHALLEKVFGFHHLAIEDTLSPKTRVKLEEYPDCLFLVIRAVRLDTRTDDPYDTETFNVYIFLGANYLVTVHSPEPRAIEELRDRIERSPDLLQRGVEMVTHGVVDGTVDQFLPIVDHIDDLVDRLEQRLFEKYEEGAIEEIFKGKRLVVQLRRHLAPLREVLNVLTNRPHACIAPTAQVYFRDVYDHTIRVVESLESIRDLLTTVLDTYLTQASNRMNRQMKSLSVVATISLPLVAISGFFGMNFDVIPMTKDPLGFFAALGLMGVFSVGLFWFLKRQGWV; from the coding sequence GTGACCGAGGCGGTGCGGCCGCGCGAGCGCGGCATTCCCTACAGCGCCTACATGTCGCCCAGCGGCGGGTTCGAGCGCTGCCTCAAGCCGCAGCGCCTCATCGAGGCGGCGAAGGAAGGCGGCCAGCTGTGGGTGGACATAGACTCCGGCGACCCCCACCAGCACGCGCTGCTCGAGAAGGTATTCGGCTTCCACCACCTGGCGATCGAGGACACGCTCAGCCCGAAGACGCGGGTCAAGCTCGAGGAGTATCCCGACTGCCTGTTCCTCGTGATCCGCGCGGTGCGGCTCGACACCCGCACCGATGACCCGTACGACACCGAGACCTTCAACGTGTACATCTTCCTCGGGGCCAACTACCTGGTCACGGTGCACAGCCCGGAACCGCGGGCGATCGAAGAGCTGCGGGACCGGATCGAGCGCAGCCCCGACCTGCTCCAGCGCGGCGTCGAGATGGTCACGCATGGGGTCGTGGACGGAACGGTGGACCAGTTCCTGCCCATCGTGGACCACATCGACGACCTGGTGGACCGCCTCGAGCAGCGTCTCTTCGAGAAGTACGAGGAGGGGGCGATCGAGGAGATCTTCAAGGGCAAGCGCCTGGTCGTGCAGTTGAGGCGGCACCTTGCGCCGCTGCGCGAAGTCCTGAACGTGTTGACGAACCGCCCTCACGCCTGCATCGCGCCCACCGCCCAGGTCTACTTCCGCGACGTGTACGACCACACGATACGCGTGGTGGAGTCCCTGGAGTCGATCCGCGACCTGCTGACCACGGTGCTCGATACGTACTTGACGCAGGCCTCCAACCGGATGAATCGCCAGATGAAATCCCTCAGCGTGGTGGCGACGATCTCCCTGCCGCTCGTCGCGATCAGCGGGTTCTTCGGGATGAACTTCGACGTCATCCCGATGACGAAGGATCCGCTTGGCTTCTTCGCGGCCCTTGGCCTGATGGGGGTGTTCTCGGTAGGGCTGTTCTGGTTCCTCAAGCGACAGGGCTGGGTCTGA